The genomic interval CGGTGACGCTTTCGCGCCGCGCGCTTGCCGCCGTCGCGCTCGCGCTGCTCGCCGGCCTCGCCGCGAGCTGCAGCGACGGCGACGACGCGCGCAGCGCGCCGCCACTTCCGCCCGAGGCCATCGCGTCCGAGGAGCGCGTCTTCGTCGACGCCTCGCGGCCGACGGCACCGAACGGCAGCTTCCCCGGCGCGCCGGAGCGCACGATCGCGACCCGGCTCTGGTACGCCCCGGAGCAGCCGCGGATGCGGCCGTGCGGTCGTGACGGCTGCGCGCTGGTCGTCCTCGCCCACGGCTTCGGCGGCAGCACGCTGCGCTTCGACGCGATCGCGCGCTACCTCGCGGGACGCGGCTACGTGGTGGCGGCGCCGAGCTTCCCGCTGACCAACGAGGACGCACCGGGCGGCCACCTGACGGCGCTCGGCGACGTGGTCTCGCAGCCGGCCGATCTGTCGTTCGTCATCGACCGCCTGCTCGCGGCGTCGGACGATCCGTCCGATGCGCTCGCGGGACGCATCGACGGCGAGCGCATCGGCGTCGTCGGACACTCGCTCGGCGGCGCGACGGTCGCCGCCCAGACCCGCCTTCCATGCTGCACCGACCCACGCGTCGACGCCGCGGTCGGGGTCGCGGGGCTGGGCTTCGCGGTCAGCGGACTCTTCGGCGGCGAGGAGATCTCGCGCTCGGGTCCGCCGACGCTGTGCATCGCGGGCGGGCAGGATCCGGTCGTGCCGCCGCCGCGGGTGCGCGAGTTCTACGACGCGATCGAGCCGGCGCGCGTGTACGTCGAGCTGCACGCGGCGAACCACGTCGACCTGATCGAGAGCGTCGGCGCGCCGTCGCCGAACCTGCTGCTCGCCGCGCGCGCGATCGAGGGCTTCCTCGCGGCCTACCTCGCGGGCGACGGCGCGCTGCTCGCGACGACGCTCGACGAGCTCGCGGCCGCGGGCGAGACGGTCGCCGCCGACCTCTGAGGGCGCGCCGCCGCGCTCGGGATCCGCGTCGTTCGCGCTCGGGATCCGCGTCACTCGCGTGCGCGGCCCGACGCTAGCGCCGCAGCGACTCGAGCAGCGCCTCGTACACCTCGAAGGCGGTGTCGCGCGCCGGCGCGCCGAGCAGCCCGAGCGCCGGCGCGACCTCGCGCTCGAGGTAGGCGCGCGTCCCCTCGAGATCTTTGCGCGCGAGCAGCACGTCGCACTGCCAGACGCGGTTCGCGAGCGCGCGCGGGCTCACGCCGGCGTGTCCGGTGGCGGGCACGTGGTGCAGCGTCTCGCGCAGCACGTGGACGAGCTCGTGCGGACGGAACCACAGCTTGGTGCGCTCGTGGAAGCCGAAGCCCGACACCGGCCGACCGCCCATCTGGCCGATCAACCGCACCGGTCCGTTCCAGTACTCGATCGGCATCCCGTGCGCGGGGGTCGCGACGTAGGGCTCCGCGGTGACCGACAGATCCCACTCGCGCACGGTGAGGTGGAAGCGATCGGTGAGGAACGCCGTGCCGGGCGCGAGCGGCTTGCGCGGCAGCACGAGGCGCGGGTCGCGCACGAACGACAGGCGCTCGATGCGAAAGTCGGTGGTCGCGCGCACCTCGCCGTCCGGACCCTGCGCGGTGACGCCGCTGTACGGTACCAGACGGTCGCCGCGCTCGGCGTCGAACTGCTGCCAGACGCTCAGGTCCCAGCCGTTGTCGAGGTGCAGCACGCGCCACTCGTGACGGTGGCGGCTGTTGAGCCGATCGGTGTAGCGGCCGAAGTGCTCGCGCGCGAACTGCCGGTCGATCCAGCCGACGTCGCCCTGCACCTCGTCCTCGAAGTCGCCCCAGCGCACGCGGCCGCGCACCGCGAGGCCGGTCTGGAAGTACGAGAACGTGCCGAGCTGCATGCAGCACGTCTTGACGCCGCGCAGCTCGTCGCCGCCGACCGGCGCGGGCGGCTTCGCGACCTCGACGTCGAGCACGGCGCTCATGCGCTGGCCCTGCTGGTCGCGGCCGCGCAGGTCGAGCGCGTAGCTGAACGGCACCGGCGCTCCCGCGGCGTCGCGACGCGTCGTCCAGCGCGCGCGACCTTCACGCGTGTCGAAGCTGAGATCGAGAACACCGCGCGCCATCCGCATGCGGTGCGTGCGCCGAAAGCGCAGCGGGCGCGGGAAGTCGAACTCGGTCGTGGTGCCGTAGCTGCCGTCGTCGAGGTTGAACAGCGAGAAGACGTAGAAGTCGGCGCGCACCGTGGTGAAGGCGACCGGCACGCGCGACGCCGCGAAGATCGCGAGCAGCGCGAGGCGTCGTCCGCTGCGCAGGCCGCGTAGCTCCGTCTCGATGAACCAGGTGTTGACCGCCGTGCCCTGGTCGCCCTCGGCGGCGGGAAAGGTGAACCAGGTCTCGTCGGCGCCCGGGATGACGTACGGGTAGCGCTTCCACGGCCGGTCGCTCGCCGTGGCATGGTAGAACGGAGTGGTCATCGTGCGGTTCGCGGGACGGCTGGGAGGCGTTGCTGCGTGCGCGGAAGTATGACCGAATCGGACGTTGCATGCGAGCCGTCGTTCTTCGTGAAAGCCGTCTCTCGATCGAGGAGGTGCCCGATCCCACGCCCGCGCCCGGCTACGTCGTGCTCGAGGTCGCGGCGTGCGGCATCTGCGGCACCGATCACAGCATCTACAGAAACCGTCTGCTGCCCGACGGCGCCGTGCTCGGTCACGAGTTCGCCGGCACGGTGGTCGAGGTCGGACGCGACGTCGCGGACTGGGAGCCGGGCGATCGCGCCTGCGTTCTGCCGGTGCCGTTCTGCGGGCGCTGCGAGCTCTGCCAGACCGGCAAGCAAAATCTCTGTCGCAAGGGCCTGTCGAAGACCGTCGGCTGCGGCGGCGACCCCGGCGGGCTCGCGCAGCTCGCCGCAGTGCCGGTGACCTCGCTGCGTCGCCTGCCGAGCAGCGTCGACGGACGGCGTGGCGCGCTGGTCGAGCCGCTCGCGGTCGCGCTGCACGCGGTCAACCTCGGCGACGTCCGCCCGGGAACGCGCATGGGCATCATCGGCCTCGGTCCGCTCGGGCTGTTCGCCGGCATGATCGCGCGCTCCTACGGCGGGCTCACCTTCGGCATGGACGACCGACCGTCGCGCGTCGCCTGCGCGCACGAGCTCGGCCTCGGCGCGTTCACCTCGGACGATCAGGCGGACGAGCGCATCCGCGATCTGACCAACGGCGGGCCCGACGTCGTGATCGAGGCGAGCGGCAAGCCGGAGTCGATCGAGCGCGCGGCGCGTCTCGCGCGCGTCGGCGGGACGGTCGTGATGGTCGCGTCGTACCACGCGCCGGCGGAGATCAAGCCCGGACGCTGGCTCACGCGCGGCATCTCGCTGCTGCCGTCGATCGCCTACACGCCGCAGGAGTTCGACGCGGCGCTCGACCTGATCGCGACGCAGCGGATCGACGTGACGCCGTTCGTCGAGAAGCTGACGCCGATGTCCGAGGCGCCGGCGGTGTTCGAGCGCTTCGAGACGCAGAGCGAGATCATCAAGGTCGTGCTCGACCCGTCGCGCTGAAGCGGTCGCGCGCTCGCGAGCAGGCGCGACCGCTTCCTGACGCGCGTCCCGACGCGCGCGTGCGCTGCGTGGGGCTCGGAGCGCGCAGACGCTCAGCCGCGCGCGTGACCGCTCAGTGGTGCGTGCGCCGCCGCGGCTGGATGTCCGCCGCGGCGGGCAGCAGATCGCGTCCGAGCTGGCGGATCTCCTCCACGGCCTCGGCAGGGGTCATCGAGAACACCATGTGGATCACCTGGTCGACGCCGACCTCGGCGTACGCGCGCAGGCTCTCCACGTCGCGCGCGCCCTTCATGTAGGGCGACACGCTGATCTCGACCGAGTCCGGACGCCGCCCGCGACGCGTCAAGATCGCGCTCAGCTCCTCGATGCGCGGCTTCGCCTCCTCGGGCAGCAGGTCGAAGGCGAACCAGCCGTCGCCCAGGTCGGCGACCCGGCGCAGCGCGCGATCGCTGTGGCCGCCGAACACGATCGGCGGGTGCGGCGTCTGCAGCGGCTTCGGGAACATGCGCACCGGCGGGATGCGCAGCAGATGACCCTGGTGCTCGGAGACGTCGTCCATCCACAGCGACTTCATCGCTGCGAGATACTCGCGGCAGCGCGTCGCGCGATCCTCGAAGTCGGCGCCCAGCGCCTGGAACTCTTCCCGCAGCCAGCCGATGCCGACGCCGAAGTCGATGCGTCCGCCGGACAGCACGTCGCAGTCCGCGACCTGCTTCGCGGTGTAGATCGGCGAGCGCTGCGGCACCAGGCAGACGCCGGTGCCGAGCCGAATGCGCGAGGTCACCGCGGCCGCGAACGAGATCGCGGTGAACGGCTCGAGCATGCCGATGCCGCCCGGGATCGGCAGCTTGCCGTCCGGCGAGTAGGGGTACTTCGACTCGAAGTCGTCGAACAGCACGACGTGCTCGGGGAACCACATCGAGTGGAAGCCCGCCTCGTCCGCCGCCCGCGCCGCGGCGGTCAGGTACTCGCGCAGGTGACCGGCGTCGCGCCCGCCGACCACGGGCAGGAAGAGTCCGATTTTCATGCAGCGAATCTGCCCGATGCCCCGACGGCGCCGCAAGTGCGAGGCGATCCGTGGTCAAGTGCGAGCCGGTCGCGGGTGGTGCTATGGAGCGGACGTGCCCGAGTGGAGCTACCAGCCCGACCCGGCGCGCGCGGCGACGAGCCGCATCGGACGCCTGCTGCGCGCGCACGACCTGCCGCCGACGCCCGACGGCTACGCGGCGCTGCACCGCCTGTCGATCGCCGATCCCGAGCGCTTCTGGCGCACGGTGCTGCGCGATCTCGGCTTCGAGTGGCTCACGCCGTTCTCGCGCGTCCTCGACGCGAGCAAGGGACCGGCGTGGCCGCGCTGGTTCCCGGACGGCCGGATCAACGCGGCGCAGCTGTGCGTCGACCGCTGGCTGCCGGCGCGCCGCGACGCGGTCGCGGTGCTTTGGGAAGGTGACGACGGCGCGCAGCGGCAGATGACCCTCGGCGAGCTCGCGCGCGAGGTCGAGCGCGCGGCGCGCGCGCTGCGCGAGCTCGGCGTCGGACACGGCGACCGCGTCGCGCTCTTCCTGCCGATGCTGCCCGAGACCGTCGCGGCGCTGCTCGCGACGCTGCGCCTCGGCGCGGTCGCGGTGCCCTGCTTCTCCGGCTACGGCGCCGAAGCGGTCGCGACGCGCCTCGCCGACGCGGAAGCGAAGGTGCTCGTCACCGCCGACGCGTTCTTCCGCCGCGGCGCGCGCGTCGCGATGAAGGAGACCGCCGATCGCGCGATCGAGCTCGGCGGCGGCTCGGTGCAGGGCGTGCTCGTCGTGCCGCGCGCGGGCGGCGACCGCAGCGGCGACACGCCGTGGCGCGAGGGACGCGACCGCTGGTGGCCATCCGCGGACGACGCGAGCGATGCGGACGTCGAGATCGTGGCGACGTCGTCCGAGGACCCGGCGCTCATCATGTACACCTCGGGCACCACGGGACGTCCGAAGGGCGTGGTCGCGACGCACGGCGGCTTCCCGCTCAAGATCGCGACCGACATGGCCTACTGCTTCGACGTCGAGGCCGGCGACCGCATGCTCTGGGTCACCGACATCGGCTGGGTGATGGGGCCGTGGGAGATGCTGGGCACGCTGACGCTCGGCGCGAGCATGGTGCTGTTCGAGGGCGTGCCCGACCATCCGCAGCCCGATCGGCTGTGGGAGATGGCCGCGCGTCATCGCGTGACGCACCTCGGGCTCGCGCCGACCGTGATCCGCGCGCTCAAGGAGCACGGCTCCGAGTGGCCCGCGAAGCACGACCTGACGTCGCTGCGCGTGCTCGGCTCGACCGGCGAAGCCTGGAACCCCGAGCCCTACGCCTGGTACGCGCGCGAGATCGGACGCGGCCGCTGCCCGATCGTCAACTACAGCGGCGGAACCGAAATCGGCGGCGGCATCCTCGGCTGCACGGTGCTGCACCCGATCGAGCCATGCGGCTTCTCGGCGCCGATCCTCGGCGTCGACGCCGACGTCGTCGACGAGCACGGCAAGCCCGTGCGCGGCGCGGTCGGCGAGCTGGTCGTGAAGGGGCCGTGGCCCGGCATGACGCAGGGCTTCTGGCGCGACCCGCAGCGCTACGAGGACACCTACTGGACGCGCATCCCCGGCGTCTGGGTGCACGGCGACTGGGCGCGGATCGACGAGCACGGCCAGTGGTTCATCGAGGGACGCTCGGACGACACCATCAAGATCGCCGGCAAGCGCCTCGGTCCGGCGGAGGTCGAGTCGCTGCTGGTCGCACACCCCGACGTCGTCGAGGCGGCGGCGATCGAGGTGCCGCACGAGGTGAAGGGCGGCGCGCTGGTCTGCTTCGTCGTCCTCCAGAAGGGCGTGACGCCGGACGAGAAGCTGCGCGCCGAGCTGCGTCAGCGCGTCGTCGACGGGCTCGGCAAGGCAATGGCGCCCGAGGCGATCAAGTTCGCGGCCGAGCTGCCGAAGACGCGCAACGCGAAGATCATGCGGCGGCTGATCCGCGCCGTATACTTGACGGCGCACGGCGAGTCCGGCGCGGCGGGAGCGCAGCCCGCGCTCGGCGACGTCTCGGCGCTCGACAACGCGAGCGCGCTCGACGCCGTCCGCTCCGCGACCTGAGGTCCGCGTGCCGACGCCGCTCACCGATCTGCACGTCCGCTCGACCGAGCCGCTGATCGCGCCGCGCGCGCTCAAGGAAGAGCTGCCGGCGAGCGAGGACGCGATGCGCACCGTCGCCGCCGGACGCGCCGCCGTGGAGGCGATCCTCGACGGCCGCGACCCGCGCATGCTCGCGATCGTCGGCCCGTGCTCGATCCACGATCCCGACGCGGCGCTCGACTACGCGCGCCGGCTCGCGAGCGTGCGCGCCGACGTCGCCGACCGCACCGAGATCGTGATGCGCGTCTACTTCGAGAAGCCGCGCACGACGGTCGGCTGGAAGGGTCTGATCAACGACCCGCACCTCGACGGCAGCTACGACATCGAGGCCGGGCTGCGCCTCGCGCGCCGTCTGCTGCGCGACATCGCCGAGCTCGGGCTGCCCGCGGCGACGGAGTTTCTCGACCCGATCGTCCCGCAGTACCTCGCCGACCTCGTGAGCTGGGCCGCGATCGGCGCGCGCACGACCGAGTCGCAGACGCACCGCGAGATGGCGAGCGGGCTGTCGATGCCGGTCGGCTTCAAGAACGGCACCGACGGCAGCCTCGAGGTCGCGCTCGACGCGATGCAGGCCGCGGGCACGTCGCACAGCTTCCTCGGCATCGACGAGAACGGCGTCACCGCCGTCGTGCGCACGTCGGGCAATCCGTACGGCCACCTCGTGCTGCGCGGCGGTCGCGCGCGCTCGAACTTCGATCCCGAGAGCATCGCGGGCGCGCTCGAGCAGCTCGACGCGCGCAAGCTCAGGCGCGCGCTGCTCGTCGACTGCAGCCACGCCAACTCGCGCAAGGTGCCGGCGCGGCAGGAGGACGTGTACCGCAGCGTCGTCGAGCAGCGGCGCGCGGGCACGCCGGGGCTGATCGGCGTCATGCTCGAGAGCAACCTCGAAGAGGGCAACCAGCCGTTCCCGCAGCCGCGCGCGGCGCTGCGCTACGGCGTGTCGATCACCGATCCCTGCCTCGGCTGGGCCGATACCGAGCGGCTGCTGCGCGCTTGACGCGCGCGGGTGGACGCGGGCGCGGCGTCGTGGGAAGACCTCCCGCATGACGCCCGACGCATCCTTTCCCGCGAGGTACGGACCGTACGCGCTCGTCGCCGGATCGGCGGTCGGGCTCGGCGCCGAGTACGCGCGTCAGCTCGCGGCGCGCGGCCTCGCCCTGGTGCTGATCGATCGCGACGGCGACGCGCTGCAGAAGACGGCGGAGGCGATCCGCGGCGCGCACGGCGTCGACGTGCGCACGCTGACGCTCGACCTCGCGCGTCCCGACATCGCCGATGAGGTGCAGGCCGGTGTCGCCGACGTCGAGATCGGGCTGCTGGTCTACAACGCGGCGATCGGCACCGTCGCGCCGTTCCTCGACAGCAGCCTCGCGCTCAGCGACGCGACGATCGACGTCAACTGCCGCGGCATGGTGCACCTCGTGCACGCGCTCGCACCCGCGATGGTCGCGCGTGGGCGCGGCGGCGTCGTGCTGATGTCGTCGATGTCGGGCAACGTCGGCTCGAGCCAGCTCGCGATCTACGCGGCGACCAAGGCGTTCGCGCTCGTCTTCGGCGACGCGCTGTGGAGCGAGCTGCGGCCGCACGGCGTCGACGTGCTGGTCGTGCAGCCTGGCTCGACACGCACACCCGGCTGGCTCTCGTCGCAGCCGAGGGAGGCCGAGCTCATGCCCGCGATGGACCCGGCGGACGTCGTGCGCGAGGCGCTCGATGCGCTCGGCGTCGAGCCCGTCGTCATCCCTGGCGAGACGAACCGTCAAGCCGCCGCCGCCATCGCCCAGCTGCCGCGGCGCCAGGCGATCGAGATGCTGAGCTCGATCACCGCGCAGCTCGTGCGCAACGACCGCCCGCGGCGTTGATCGCGCGGGGGTGGGAACCGCCGACGCGGCGTGGGTGCCGGTGGCGCGATGGGGGCAGGTTCGCGTCGGTGGAACCCGCCGACGGGACTGTGCTGCCGGTGGGCGCGGGGCGTGCAGGTTCGCACCGGTGGGGACCGCCGACGTGACTTCGGTGCCGGTGGGCGCGGAGCACGCGGCCCGGGCCCGGCGCCGCGCCTCGCCGTCGCGGGCTGCAGTGCTTCTCGCGTTCGTCGAGGACGGCTCGGCTGGGAGAGCGGCTCCGGTCCCGGGCCTCGCGCTCCGCTCGCTGCGGTGGCTCGGCTTTGGTGCCGGGCGGACGGTTGCCCGCCCGCGCCCCGCATGTGGGGGCCGCGCGCAGCGGTCGCGTGGCCGGGGCGATTGACGAGCACGTCGTCGTCGCCGTGCCTCGCGCGCGTGTCGTGCACGTGCTCGTCTAGATCGCCCCGCCCCCGCGCCCGCTACGCGCTGACGAGAGTGCAACGCTGGGACGACGGAGAGCTTTCCGATCGCGGAGAGCGGCTGTCGGCGATGACAGCACGACGGCAACGGTGGCGGCTCTACGCCCTCGTCACGCACGGCTTCGACTCGAGCCCGCGCCGGGGATGCGCGCCGATGCCCAGCGCTCGCTGCCCCTGGCGTCGAGTGCGTCATCATCCTCGGCGAGGTGAACGGCCAAGCCGCAGCCACGATCGCGCAGCTCACACCATCGAGCGACCGGGATGCTGAGCGCGATCACCGCCAAGCTCGTGCGCAGCGACCGCTCCCCGTACCTGAGTACGCGCGCACGCACGGTGTGCGCGACCCAGAAGCCGCTCCGTCGTCGCCGCGTCGCACGCACGTCAGCGCGCCGCGGGCGCGGGGACGGGGCGATCTAGACGAGCACGTGCACGCGCGTTCGCGCGAGGCACGACGTCCGTGACGTTGCTCGTCAATCGCCCCGGCCACGTGCCCGCGACGCGCGGCCACCGGCAGCGCGGCACGCGCGGGCAACCGTCCGGTCACCACCGACGCCGTGCCACCACGGCAAGCGGCGCGCACGGCCCGGGACCGGAGCCGCTCTCCGAGCCGAGCCGTCCACCGAGGCTCGCGAGAAGCGCCGCAGCCCGCACGGCGAGGCGCGGCTCCGGACCCGGGCCGCGCGCGCCGCGCCCACCGGCACAAAGTCACGTCGGCGGTTCCCACCGGTGCGAAGCTGCCCCACCGCGCCCACCGGCACCGAAGTCACGTCGGCGGTTCCCACCGCGTCGGGGCAGCGGCAGCGCGCCTTTGACTCGAGCCCGCGCCCGCGCCGACAATGCACCGATGCCCATCGATGTCGTCGGCCTCGATCACGTCGTCCTGCGGACGAAGAAGCTCGCCGAGGTGCTCGCGTTCTACCGCGACAAGCTCGGGCTGCCCGTCGAGCGCACCGTCGAGCAGATCGGCCTCTACCAGCTCCGCGCCGGCTCGGCGCTGGTCGACATCGTCGACGCCGACGTCTTCGGCGGCGCGCAGGCCGGGCCCGGCGAGTCGCTCTACGACCACTTCTGCCTCGCCGTGCGCGCCGAGAGCGCCGAGCAGCTCGCCGCCGCGCTCGACGCCGCCGGCATCGCGCACGGCGACGTCGCCCAGCGCTACGGCGCCAGCGGCTTCGGCAGCTCGTTCTACGTCGACGATCCCGACGGACGCACCGTCGAGCTCAAGATCGTCGGAGCGCCGGCGTGAGCCACGCGAGCTTCACGATCCACCACGCCGACCTCGGCGGCCTGCGCATCGCCTACGTGCGCGAGGGCGTCGGCGGGATCCCGCTCGTGCTGCTGCACGGCTACCCGGAGACGAAGCGCATCTGGTGGCGCAACATCGCACCGCTCGCCGACGCGGGCTTCGAGGTCATCGTCCCCGACCTGCGCGGCTTCGGCGACTCGGACCTCGCGCCCGACGACCGCTACGACGTCGTCGCGCACGTGCGCGACGTCTACGCGCTGGTGCACGACGTGCTGGGCCACGAGCGCTGCGTGACCGCGGCGGGCGATCTCGGCGGCGTCGTCGCGCAGGACATGGGGCTGCGCTTTCCGGGCTTCGTCGTGCGGCAGTGCCTGTTCAACACCGTGCTGCCGTTCCTCACCGCGGACTACCAGGCGGCGGGCCTCTCGGCCGAGCTCGACCGTCGCTCGCGGCCCGCGTCCGACTACTTCCTGCGTCAAGCAACGGACGCCGACGGGCTCGCGGCCGAGCTCGACACCCCGCGCCGACGACGGGCCTACATCGCGGACTTCTACGGCCACCGTTTCTGGGCGGCGCCCGGCACGTTCACGCCCGAGGACGTCGACTTCATGACCGAGCCGTTCGCCGACGGCGCGAAGCTGCGCGCGAGCTTCGCCAACTACGAGTACGCGACCGGCAACCGCCGCGCGCCGGAGCAGGTGCGTCTGTTCGAGAAGAACCCGATCCCGACGCTCGTGCTGTACGGACCCGAGGACCACGTCGTACCGCGCGACTTCGTCGACAAGGCGCGCGTCGCGTTCACCGAGTGCGTAGGGCCGTTCGTCGTCCCCGGCGCGGGCCACTTCCTGCAGTGGGAGCGCGCCGACGCGTTCAACCAGGCCGTCAAGTATTTTCTCCGTATCTGACCGGCCGCGCGTTGTTTCGCGTGCGCGACGAGCCTAGGCTCGACCGTTGACGGCCGCCGTCGCCGGCCGTCGGAGGAGCACACGATGAAGGCGCTGGTTTACCACGGGCCGGGCAAGAAGGCGTGGGAGGACGTCCCCGATCCGCGCATCGAGCAGCCGACCGACGCCATCGTGCGCATCGACACGACGACGATCTGCGGCACCGATCTGCACATCCTGAAGGGCGACGTGCCTGCCGTGCAGCCGGGACGCATCCTCGGCCACGAGGGTGTGGGCACGATCGTCGAGGTGGGCAGCGCGGTGACGACGCTCGCCAAGGGCGATCGCGTCATCGTGTCCTGCATCAAGTCCTGCGGCCGCTGCGCGTTCTGCAAGCAGGCGATGTACGCGCACTGCCTCGGCGACGAGGGCGCGCCCGGCGTCGGCTGGGTGCTCGGGCACCTGATCGACGGCACGCAGGCGGAGTACGTGCGCGTGCCCTACGCCGACAACTCGCTGTACCGGGTGCCCGAGGGCGTCCCGGACGAGCACGCCGTGCTGCTGAGCGACATCTTGCCGACCGGCTTCGAGATCGGCGTGCAGTACGGCGCGACCAAGCCGGGCGACGTCGTCGCCGTGATCGGCGCGGGGCCGATCGGCCTCGCCGTGATCGCGACCGCGGGGCTCTACGGCGCCGCGCGCATCATCGCGATCGATCTCGACGAGAAGCGCATCGAACAAGCAAAGAAATTCGGCGCGAGCGACGGGATCAGCTCCCGCGACCCGAACTGGCGCGACAAGGTCATGGCGATGACCGACGGCTTCGGCGTCGACGTCGCGGTGGAGGCGGTCGGCGTGCCCGAGACCTTCGACATGGCGACGGAGATCGTCCGCCCCGGCGGGCACGTCGCCAACGTCGGCGTGCACGGCAAGCCGGTTCTGCTGCGCCTGCAGGATCTCTGGATCCAGAACGTGACCATCACCACCGGGCTCGTGAACACCAACACGACCCCGATGCTGCGCAAGCTCATCGCCGAAGGTCGGCTCGAGGTCGGCAAGTTCATCACGCACCGCTTCGCGCTCGACGACATGCTCGCCGCCTACGACACGTTCTCGCGTGCCGCCGAGACGGGAGCGCTGAAGGTCGTGATCGCGCGCTGAGGACGCAAGCGAGCGGGCTGCGTCGCCGGGACCGCGGAGCACGGCGCGGCCCGCGTCGGCGGATCGCGTGGCTCGCCAGACCGCGCGCCGTCAGGACACGCGCGCCTGCGCCACCGGCTGCGTCCAGCTGCCGTCGAGCGCGATGACGATCGTCGCCGCCGCCTCAGGGCGCTCGATCTCGCCCTCGGCGAGCTCGACGCAGCCGATGCCGCGCTCGGCGAGCAGGTCGAGCACGCGGCGCGCGCGCTCGCTGCCGAACGCCTCCTCGACGTCAGCCAGCATCGCGTAGCGCACGCCGGCGAGCGCGATGCGGGCGATGCCGATCAGCCGCTGCTCGTCGACCGTGAGCACGTCGTCCCAGTCGCGCTCGACGTCGAGCCCGCCCACGCGTCGCACGGTGCCCTCGAGGCCGAGGCGCCGCA from Candidatus Binatia bacterium carries:
- a CDS encoding alpha/beta hydrolase, coding for MSHASFTIHHADLGGLRIAYVREGVGGIPLVLLHGYPETKRIWWRNIAPLADAGFEVIVPDLRGFGDSDLAPDDRYDVVAHVRDVYALVHDVLGHERCVTAAGDLGGVVAQDMGLRFPGFVVRQCLFNTVLPFLTADYQAAGLSAELDRRSRPASDYFLRQATDADGLAAELDTPRRRRAYIADFYGHRFWAAPGTFTPEDVDFMTEPFADGAKLRASFANYEYATGNRRAPEQVRLFEKNPIPTLVLYGPEDHVVPRDFVDKARVAFTECVGPFVVPGAGHFLQWERADAFNQAVKYFLRI
- a CDS encoding zinc-dependent alcohol dehydrogenase family protein → MKALVYHGPGKKAWEDVPDPRIEQPTDAIVRIDTTTICGTDLHILKGDVPAVQPGRILGHEGVGTIVEVGSAVTTLAKGDRVIVSCIKSCGRCAFCKQAMYAHCLGDEGAPGVGWVLGHLIDGTQAEYVRVPYADNSLYRVPEGVPDEHAVLLSDILPTGFEIGVQYGATKPGDVVAVIGAGPIGLAVIATAGLYGAARIIAIDLDEKRIEQAKKFGASDGISSRDPNWRDKVMAMTDGFGVDVAVEAVGVPETFDMATEIVRPGGHVANVGVHGKPVLLRLQDLWIQNVTITTGLVNTNTTPMLRKLIAEGRLEVGKFITHRFALDDMLAAYDTFSRAAETGALKVVIAR